A portion of the Nomia melanderi isolate GNS246 chromosome 2, iyNomMela1, whole genome shotgun sequence genome contains these proteins:
- the LOC143174220 gene encoding peroxiredoxin-5, mitochondrial-like, with the protein MPGIRKGDKVPSVTLYEALPENQTDISDLVANKRAIIFGVPGAFVQGCSRVHLKGFIERSADLRYLGFQEIICVSVNDPYVMSAWGNIKGAEDKVRMLADPAAIYTKAIGMDIEMPELGGTRSRRYSMATVNGIVKELFVDSPNVKLTCLQLEGVPTYCT; encoded by the exons ATGCCTGGAATCAGGAAAGGGGACAAAGTGCCGAGCGTGACCTTGTACGAAGCACTACCGGAAAATCAGACCGACATTTCGGATCTGGTGGCGAACAAACGGGCCATTATCTTCGGTGTGCCTGGGGCGTTCGTGCAAGGATGCTCCAGGGTTCATTTGAAAGGATTCATCGAGAG GTCTGCCGATCTGCGATATCTGGGCTTCCAGGAGATAATCTGCGTGTCTGTGAACGATCCTTACGTCATGTCTGCCTGGGGGAATATAAAGGGCGCGGAGGACAAG GTGAGAATGCTGGCGGATCCGGCAGCCATTTACACTAAAGCAATCGGAATGGACATCGAAATGCCGGAACTGGGCGGAACAAGGAGCAGACGGTACTCCATGGCGACAGTTAATGGAATCGTTAAGGAGCTATTCGTCGATTCGCCGAATGTGAAACTGACTTGCTTGCAACTGGAGGGTGTGCCAACTTATTGCACCTAA